A genomic segment from Saprospiraceae bacterium encodes:
- a CDS encoding patatin-like phospholipase family protein: MFKGKKIGLALSGGGARGVAHIGVLKALAENGIDIDCISGASAGAIIATLHAAGLSIDQMLEIVAESSLFKAFKLVVPNTGLTSLSYLKEKLTELISQDDFSILSKPVFIAISNLNKGTLVFKNDGPLFDVVTASSSVPLIFKPVEIAGETYVDGGLLCNLPVEPLKEVADYIIGVDVMPSVEVENKSLNGWVGITTRCFELSIHANTIPQKKLCNQVVEVKGVVKYHIFQFNKYKEIYELGYQAAMEKMDKILKDLNEG, translated from the coding sequence ATGTTTAAAGGAAAAAAAATTGGCCTGGCACTTTCTGGTGGCGGGGCGCGTGGAGTTGCCCATATCGGCGTACTGAAAGCCTTAGCTGAAAATGGGATAGATATAGATTGTATCAGCGGAGCCAGCGCAGGCGCTATTATTGCAACCCTGCATGCCGCTGGCTTATCGATTGACCAAATGCTTGAAATCGTAGCAGAGAGCAGTCTTTTTAAGGCCTTTAAATTGGTGGTCCCTAATACTGGATTGACCAGTTTGAGTTACCTTAAAGAAAAATTAACGGAGCTTATTAGTCAAGATGATTTTTCTATTCTTTCCAAGCCCGTCTTCATTGCCATTTCCAACCTGAATAAAGGTACCTTGGTCTTCAAAAATGACGGTCCCCTCTTTGATGTGGTAACTGCTTCTTCGTCTGTACCGCTCATCTTCAAACCTGTCGAAATAGCCGGAGAAACCTATGTAGATGGTGGATTATTGTGCAATTTACCGGTGGAACCCTTAAAAGAAGTGGCAGATTACATTATAGGCGTAGATGTTATGCCATCAGTAGAGGTAGAAAACAAATCACTCAATGGCTGGGTTGGCATCACTACCCGTTGTTTTGAGTTGTCAATTCATGCCAATACGATTCCACAGAAGAAATTATGTAATCAGGTGGTAGAAGTAAAAGGCGTGGTGAAATACCATATTTTCCAATTTAATAAGTACAAGGAGATATATGAATTGGGTTACCAGGCAGCTATGGAAAAAATGGACAAAATCCTTAAGGATCTAAATGAAGGATAA
- a CDS encoding phosphoribosyltransferase family protein → MQILDHRQIKQKIKRLAIQILENNYDEPEIILAGINNNGMAFAAILESELLGITKIPIKLTRLKLNPANPISSPVELELSADKVANKAIIIIDDVANTGRTIFYAFRPFMEVLPKKVEVAVLVDRKHKSFPIQVDYLGISLATTLKEHIKVDISDKENYVVFLK, encoded by the coding sequence ATGCAAATACTAGATCATCGGCAGATCAAACAAAAGATTAAACGATTAGCTATCCAAATTTTAGAAAACAACTATGATGAACCAGAAATCATCCTAGCAGGTATCAATAATAATGGAATGGCTTTTGCCGCTATTCTGGAGTCCGAATTACTAGGCATAACAAAAATCCCCATCAAACTAACACGTCTTAAGCTCAATCCCGCCAATCCAATTAGCAGCCCTGTTGAATTGGAATTGAGTGCCGACAAAGTAGCCAATAAAGCGATTATCATCATAGATGATGTGGCCAATACAGGCCGAACCATTTTTTATGCCTTTCGTCCTTTTATGGAGGTTTTGCCTAAAAAGGTAGAGGTAGCCGTTTTGGTCGATCGAAAACACAAATCTTTTCCTATACAAGTAGATTATTTAGGAATTTCATTGGCAACTACCTTGAAGGAACATATCAAAGTGGACATTAGCGATAAGGAGAATTATGTCGTTTTCCTGAAATAA
- a CDS encoding (Fe-S)-binding protein produces the protein MLQQLLFLLVSISALAYAGYQFMKIRRNILLGQAETIPLDRAKSISNVMLVAFGQQKMFKRWIPALLHFFIYAAFLFTQIELIEIFIDGIFGVHRFFAPILGGFYTFIISFIEVLSILAFVGTILFLARRNLLKLPRFHKPEMKGWPTLDANLILLFEIILLTGIFSMNGADTLLQKMDPTHYTATGNLAISSWLAPALFGGLEEGSLVLLERFGWWLHILMVFVFLNYLPTSKHLHIILAFPNTYFAKQNSRGEMENMDAIMNEVKSMMGLDENGASADAAMEEELPAFGANDVFTLSWKNLLDAYSCTECGRCTSVCPANLTGKKLSPRKIMMDIRDRADEIGKKLDTKSADFAKDKEKPLSKDNYEDGKSLFDYITREEIHACTTCNACVEACPVLINPLEPILKMRRYEILTESAGPSDWLPMFNSIENSGAVWSMPQDRDQWAKDAMG, from the coding sequence ATGCTGCAACAATTATTGTTCCTTTTGGTATCCATTTCGGCCTTGGCTTATGCTGGTTACCAATTTATGAAAATTAGGCGGAATATCCTTTTAGGCCAGGCGGAAACCATTCCCCTTGATAGGGCAAAAAGCATAAGCAATGTAATGCTAGTGGCTTTTGGCCAGCAAAAGATGTTCAAACGCTGGATTCCTGCTCTATTGCACTTCTTTATATATGCAGCTTTTTTGTTTACACAAATTGAGTTGATTGAGATTTTCATTGATGGTATTTTTGGTGTACATCGCTTTTTTGCGCCTATTTTAGGTGGGTTTTATACTTTTATCATCAGTTTTATAGAGGTTTTATCCATTTTAGCCTTTGTTGGAACCATTCTATTCCTGGCCCGACGGAATCTGCTCAAATTACCTCGTTTCCACAAACCAGAAATGAAAGGCTGGCCTACCCTGGATGCCAACCTAATTCTCCTTTTCGAAATTATCCTGTTGACGGGTATTTTTAGTATGAATGGGGCGGATACCCTATTGCAAAAAATGGATCCGACGCATTATACCGCCACAGGTAACCTGGCCATCAGCAGTTGGCTTGCGCCAGCGCTATTTGGAGGACTAGAGGAAGGCAGCCTGGTACTGCTGGAGCGTTTCGGCTGGTGGTTGCACATTCTCATGGTTTTTGTTTTCCTCAATTATTTGCCAACATCTAAACATCTTCACATCATTTTGGCATTCCCAAATACTTATTTTGCCAAGCAAAATTCCCGGGGCGAGATGGAAAATATGGACGCCATCATGAATGAAGTCAAGAGCATGATGGGGCTTGATGAAAATGGCGCTTCGGCAGATGCTGCAATGGAGGAAGAGTTGCCAGCATTTGGCGCTAATGATGTGTTTACCCTAAGTTGGAAAAACCTCTTGGACGCTTATAGTTGTACGGAATGTGGTCGCTGTACCTCGGTTTGTCCAGCGAATTTGACTGGTAAAAAGTTATCTCCTCGCAAGATCATGATGGACATTCGGGACCGGGCAGATGAGATCGGCAAAAAACTGGATACCAAATCTGCCGACTTCGCAAAGGATAAGGAAAAACCACTGTCCAAGGATAACTATGAGGACGGTAAATCGCTATTTGATTACATTACAAGAGAAGAAATTCATGCCTGCACCACCTGCAATGCCTGTGTGGAAGCTTGTCCTGTTTTGATCAATCCGCTAGAACCTATTTTGAAAATGCGTCGCTATGAAATATTAACGGAGTCAGCAGGCCCTTCCGATTGGTTGCCGATGTTCAACAGTATTGAGAACAGCGGTGCTGTTTGGTCTATGCCCCAAGATCGGGACCAATGGGCAAAGGATGCGATGGGCTAA
- a CDS encoding (Fe-S)-binding protein: protein MKDLTIKTMADLAAEGKQAEILFWVGCAGSFDARAQKVTVAICKILNQVGIEFAILGTEESCTGDPARRAGNEFVFQMTALQNVMTLNMYEVKKIVTACPHCFNTLKNEYPALGGNYEVIHHSQLLQTLIDEGRLTVEKGEAFKGKKITYHDSCYLGRINGVYEAPRKVLEALDNELVEMKRCRTTGLCCGAGGAQMFKEDEPGDQRINVERATEALATQADIIAVNCPFCMTMMGDGVKAKEKQDEVMVYDLAELIVNNNGW, encoded by the coding sequence ATGAAGGACTTAACAATAAAAACAATGGCCGATTTAGCGGCGGAAGGCAAGCAGGCAGAGATTTTATTTTGGGTAGGATGCGCAGGTAGTTTTGATGCACGGGCCCAAAAGGTGACGGTAGCCATTTGCAAAATTTTGAACCAGGTTGGTATTGAATTTGCCATTTTGGGTACCGAAGAAAGTTGCACCGGAGATCCTGCTCGTAGAGCTGGAAACGAATTTGTATTTCAAATGACCGCACTACAAAATGTGATGACCCTCAACATGTACGAGGTGAAAAAAATTGTCACGGCCTGTCCACATTGTTTCAATACCTTAAAAAATGAATACCCTGCGCTAGGTGGCAACTATGAGGTGATTCACCACTCCCAATTGCTTCAGACCTTGATTGATGAGGGCCGCCTTACGGTAGAAAAAGGGGAGGCATTTAAGGGCAAAAAAATCACCTACCACGATTCCTGTTATTTGGGCAGGATCAATGGGGTCTATGAAGCACCCCGTAAGGTATTGGAGGCCCTCGACAATGAATTGGTGGAAATGAAGCGCTGCCGTACCACGGGCTTGTGTTGTGGGGCAGGGGGGGCTCAAATGTTTAAAGAGGATGAACCCGGCGATCAGCGTATTAATGTCGAAAGAGCCACAGAGGCCCTGGCCACCCAAGCCGATATTATCGCCGTTAACTGTCCTTTCTGTATGACGATGATGGGGGATGGGGTAAAAGCCAAAGAAAAGCAAGATGAAGTGATGGTCTACGATTTGGCCGAATTAATCGTAAACAATAATGGTTGGTAA
- a CDS encoding sporulation protein: protein MIGRVKKWLGIEGVKLEIVVAPEQKQRHQKIEGRLRFQSLNPQTVTTIRIALVEKYSRGRGKEKLIDEYQLGEIQINKTFDVPAEEIVEVPFTLPFKLVQSEVDQFGSRNFLFGGIAKAAKAIQSVRSDYRIEAEAKVKGVALNPFDKKFITLK from the coding sequence ATGATTGGTAGAGTCAAAAAGTGGTTAGGTATAGAAGGGGTAAAATTAGAAATTGTGGTGGCCCCCGAACAAAAACAAAGGCATCAAAAAATAGAAGGTCGTTTGCGTTTTCAGTCCTTGAATCCACAAACTGTTACCACTATCAGAATAGCTTTGGTAGAAAAATACAGCCGTGGAAGGGGAAAGGAAAAATTAATTGATGAATACCAATTAGGAGAAATCCAGATTAATAAAACCTTTGATGTGCCAGCTGAGGAGATCGTTGAGGTTCCTTTTACCTTACCCTTCAAGCTGGTACAGTCCGAAGTAGATCAATTTGGTAGCCGCAATTTTTTATTTGGCGGCATTGCCAAAGCGGCCAAGGCCATTCAATCTGTTCGCTCTGATTATCGCATCGAAGCGGAAGCCAAGGTCAAGGGTGTCGCCCTCAATCCCTTCGATAAAAAATTTATTACCCTGAAGTAA
- a CDS encoding glycosyltransferase family 39 protein, translating into MLKPFGIHTWRQSDSAAQFRNYYQNNTAFWTPQMMNLTGREGIAAAEFPLTYYVAAQFAKVLGYSEAWCRGLHLFLFVLGVYFFYLISLRFIKDPFIAIIPSALLLSTPLCYYYANNFLPNMPAISFVLMGWYFYFRYVMDGKMIAFWMMIALMTVGAMIKASETIHLVAALLGLLQAKYGQKRTFPPHFLRHVFVGTMLGVACIGGWVYYAKWLNKGFGNHMSLLDVLPIWRMSDIDIEYTWGVIKKHWVPVLGHPINWAALILASISLLFPKNWKSPLFFPILLLGVGSLVYGVLWYQAFMVHDYYLLTLTVFPAFVFLLLFSSLASLSWNKPLKWLFSLALVGLVGYNIYYNGQVQVKRTSPSGSEINLEFYTLEPYLRSLGIDRKDIIISVPDPSPNISLYMCNNPGWSDGLNGGINNPKPYIEMGAKYLVAGDSTVLARPEMKPYLHNPIGQHGQFTIYQLALLPEGD; encoded by the coding sequence ATGCTCAAACCTTTTGGCATCCACACCTGGCGCCAATCTGACAGCGCGGCACAGTTTCGCAATTATTACCAAAACAATACAGCTTTTTGGACACCGCAGATGATGAACCTCACGGGTAGAGAGGGCATTGCAGCGGCGGAATTCCCCCTGACTTATTATGTAGCAGCCCAATTCGCTAAAGTGTTGGGCTATTCCGAGGCATGGTGCAGAGGATTGCATCTATTCTTGTTTGTCCTGGGTGTTTATTTTTTTTATTTAATATCCCTGCGATTTATTAAAGATCCTTTCATCGCCATCATCCCTTCGGCCTTATTGCTGAGTACACCATTATGTTATTATTATGCCAATAATTTTTTGCCCAATATGCCAGCCATTTCCTTTGTCTTGATGGGGTGGTATTTCTATTTTAGGTATGTCATGGATGGGAAAATGATAGCATTTTGGATGATGATAGCATTAATGACTGTAGGTGCAATGATAAAAGCATCGGAAACTATTCATCTTGTTGCTGCTTTGTTGGGCTTGCTTCAGGCGAAATACGGGCAAAAAAGAACTTTTCCTCCCCATTTTTTAAGACATGTCTTTGTAGGAACAATGCTTGGTGTTGCTTGTATAGGAGGCTGGGTATATTATGCAAAATGGTTGAATAAAGGTTTTGGAAACCATATGAGTTTGTTGGATGTTTTACCCATTTGGCGAATGTCCGATATTGATATTGAATATACTTGGGGCGTCATTAAAAAGCATTGGGTCCCTGTTTTAGGGCATCCAATCAATTGGGCTGCTTTAATATTAGCCTCGATTAGTTTGCTCTTCCCCAAAAATTGGAAATCACCCTTGTTTTTTCCGATCCTCTTATTAGGGGTAGGCAGTCTTGTTTATGGTGTATTGTGGTACCAAGCGTTTATGGTGCACGATTACTATTTGCTGACCCTTACCGTTTTCCCCGCTTTTGTTTTTTTATTGCTGTTTTCAAGCCTGGCGTCCCTTTCATGGAACAAGCCATTGAAGTGGTTGTTTAGCCTGGCTTTGGTCGGATTAGTGGGCTATAATATATATTATAACGGTCAGGTTCAAGTAAAACGAACAAGCCCTAGCGGCAGCGAGATTAACCTTGAATTTTATACCCTCGAACCCTACTTGCGAAGCCTGGGAATTGATCGAAAGGATATTATTATTTCTGTCCCCGATCCAAGTCCCAATATCTCCCTCTATATGTGCAACAACCCTGGGTGGTCGGATGGCTTAAATGGAGGGATCAATAATCCAAAACCCTATATCGAAATGGGGGCAAAATATTTAGTAGCAGGGGATTCTACCGTCTTAGCTCGCCCTGAAATGAAACCCTATTTGCACAACCCAATTGGTCAACATGGTCAATTCACCATTTACCAGCTGGCACTGCTCCCCGAAGGAGATTAG
- the guaA gene encoding glutamine-hydrolyzing GMP synthase has product MNEKIAILDFGSQYTQLIARRVRELNIYSEIVPFNKLPSLDDSVKAIILSGSPFSVKDENALHPALKEFIGKKPILAVCYGAQYVANYFGGQVERSQKREYGKANLSYIQSSDALFEGVGMGSQVWMSHGDTIMELPEGFELLAGTESIEVAAFKAHDGQFDAPLYCLQFHPEVTHSLDGAKLLKNFLRNIAGCKEAWTPAAFVEDTVGTLRQQIGEEHVLMGLSGGVDSTVAAMLLKEAIGDQLVCFFVDNGLLRKGEFEQVLDSYKGMGLNVVGIDAKQHFYDELAGVSDPEQKRKIIGRVFIEVFQEAAQQYPKVCWLGQGTIYPDVIESVSVHGPSVTIKSHHNVGGLPEKLHLKIVEPLRMLFKDEVRKVGETLKISPAILSRHPFPGPGLGIRILGDITPEKVQLLQEADAIYINNLKKFGLYDAVWQAGTILLPVQSVGVMGDERTYEQAVALRAVNSSDGMTAEWSHLPYEFLATVSSEIINNVKGINRVVYDISTKPPATIEWE; this is encoded by the coding sequence ATGAATGAAAAAATTGCTATCTTGGATTTTGGCTCGCAATACACGCAGTTGATTGCAAGGCGAGTACGAGAATTAAATATTTATAGTGAAATTGTGCCGTTTAACAAGTTGCCATCACTGGATGATAGTGTAAAGGCGATCATATTGTCAGGTAGCCCATTTTCAGTAAAAGATGAGAATGCCTTGCACCCAGCATTGAAGGAATTTATCGGAAAAAAGCCGATATTGGCGGTTTGTTATGGTGCACAATATGTAGCCAACTACTTTGGCGGGCAAGTAGAACGTTCTCAAAAGAGAGAATATGGGAAAGCCAATTTGAGCTATATTCAATCATCAGATGCCCTGTTTGAGGGCGTTGGAATGGGCTCGCAGGTTTGGATGTCGCACGGCGATACCATCATGGAGCTTCCTGAGGGTTTTGAATTGTTGGCAGGTACGGAAAGCATAGAGGTGGCGGCCTTTAAGGCCCACGATGGCCAATTTGACGCACCACTTTATTGCCTGCAATTTCACCCTGAGGTCACCCATAGTTTGGATGGCGCCAAGTTGCTTAAGAACTTCTTGCGAAACATCGCAGGCTGTAAAGAAGCGTGGACACCAGCTGCTTTTGTAGAAGACACCGTCGGTACTTTGCGTCAACAGATTGGTGAAGAACATGTGTTAATGGGCCTTTCAGGCGGTGTTGATTCGACGGTAGCTGCCATGCTCTTGAAAGAAGCAATAGGTGATCAATTGGTTTGCTTTTTTGTCGATAATGGCTTATTGAGAAAAGGCGAATTTGAACAAGTCCTGGATTCTTATAAAGGGATGGGGCTCAATGTCGTAGGTATCGACGCCAAGCAGCATTTCTACGATGAATTGGCTGGTGTATCCGACCCTGAGCAGAAAAGGAAGATCATTGGACGGGTTTTTATCGAAGTTTTTCAGGAGGCTGCCCAGCAATATCCTAAGGTGTGCTGGCTGGGTCAAGGAACGATTTACCCCGACGTTATTGAATCTGTTTCGGTGCATGGGCCTTCTGTGACCATTAAATCCCACCATAATGTTGGGGGATTACCCGAGAAATTGCATTTGAAAATAGTCGAACCCTTGCGGATGTTGTTTAAGGATGAAGTAAGAAAAGTAGGTGAAACCCTTAAAATTTCACCAGCTATTTTAAGTCGTCATCCTTTTCCAGGGCCAGGCTTAGGTATCAGGATATTGGGGGATATTACGCCCGAAAAGGTTCAATTATTGCAGGAAGCAGATGCGATTTATATTAATAATTTGAAAAAATTCGGTCTTTATGATGCTGTTTGGCAAGCAGGTACCATACTTTTGCCTGTTCAATCAGTAGGGGTAATGGGGGATGAACGAACTTATGAGCAAGCTGTCGCACTTCGTGCGGTTAATTCTTCGGATGGGATGACAGCAGAATGGAGCCATTTGCCTTATGAATTTCTAGCGACCGTCTCAAGTGAAATAATCAACAATGTCAAAGGAATCAATCGTGTGGTCTATGATATCAGTACCAAACCTCCGGCCACTATTGAGTGGGAGTAA
- a CDS encoding ABC transporter substrate-binding protein gives MISVPNLRPLLSGSKKTTCLWLGNGRKSNLNSGKRSYLPISNFGLLVLLAGLFFSSCELFKPITKTGDKDKTKEEMDPISGKRVYDPETGTYIEVEDVVLQDMDTIRWTDIATTAFPPITVGDDTYRPGTSSSDLIRVDDIGSEFLSTYNVAMVLPFLTDRFNEYNTEINESALKAIHYYGGARLAIEQLSEEGIQLNVAVLDSKANSIAVSTLLQSSLEIKNANLIIGPFLRENIGAMADWAKKNEKILVSPYSAAAGVVSRNPEYVQVNPSLRTHTAAILEHALSHFRQDQIVLISKDIPAERARLQYFQEEYKLRSGVFNAPPLQEFIISDASADLANMEVLPFIEIQDTTVFIVPNWDEAFVYALLRKIDISKLPEDVVIVYGMPQWMNFQRLEFDYYEKLNVHISSSSFIDPLATDVRNFKQRFFERYGAIPNSEAYLGYDVMLYFSRMLKKYGTKFNYALEKEPMQMMHTRFNFERIVTPSGGSGSDLFPGIEQFENKFVNILKFQDYQFQLAN, from the coding sequence ATGATATCAGTACCAAACCTCCGGCCACTATTGAGTGGGAGTAAAAAAACGACTTGCTTGTGGCTAGGAAATGGCCGGAAATCCAATCTCAACAGCGGAAAACGTTCCTACCTGCCTATTTCCAACTTTGGGCTACTCGTTTTGTTAGCAGGATTGTTTTTTAGCTCTTGTGAACTTTTCAAGCCCATCACAAAAACCGGAGATAAAGACAAAACAAAAGAGGAAATGGACCCTATTTCCGGGAAAAGAGTGTATGATCCGGAAACAGGCACTTATATCGAGGTAGAAGATGTGGTTCTGCAGGATATGGATACGATCAGATGGACGGATATTGCCACTACTGCCTTCCCGCCAATAACGGTAGGTGATGATACTTACCGGCCTGGTACGAGTTCTTCCGACCTGATCCGAGTAGATGATATCGGATCTGAATTTTTATCGACCTATAACGTGGCAATGGTTTTGCCTTTTTTGACAGATCGGTTTAATGAATACAATACGGAGATTAATGAAAGTGCGCTAAAGGCTATTCATTATTATGGTGGCGCTCGATTGGCTATTGAGCAATTGAGTGAGGAAGGCATCCAACTAAATGTAGCCGTATTGGACAGCAAGGCAAACAGTATTGCTGTCAGCACCTTGCTCCAATCCAGTTTGGAGATCAAAAATGCTAATTTGATTATTGGGCCCTTTTTGCGAGAAAATATTGGCGCCATGGCTGATTGGGCTAAAAAGAATGAGAAGATATTGGTTTCGCCTTATAGTGCAGCAGCTGGGGTCGTTTCCCGAAACCCGGAATACGTGCAGGTTAATCCCTCTTTGCGTACCCATACTGCTGCTATTTTGGAACATGCATTATCTCATTTCCGACAAGACCAAATTGTATTAATCAGTAAAGATATCCCCGCTGAAAGGGCTCGACTCCAATATTTTCAGGAAGAATATAAATTGCGCTCGGGTGTCTTTAATGCACCACCGCTACAGGAATTTATTATCAGCGATGCCTCGGCAGACTTGGCTAATATGGAGGTCTTACCATTTATTGAGATACAAGATACCACAGTCTTTATCGTGCCAAATTGGGATGAGGCTTTTGTATATGCGCTGTTGCGAAAAATAGATATTTCGAAATTGCCAGAAGATGTGGTTATTGTTTATGGAATGCCACAATGGATGAATTTTCAGCGACTTGAATTTGATTATTACGAAAAATTAAATGTGCACATCAGCAGTAGCTCTTTTATTGACCCATTAGCGACCGACGTCCGAAATTTCAAGCAGCGCTTTTTTGAACGATATGGGGCGATTCCAAACAGTGAAGCCTACTTGGGATATGATGTGATGCTTTATTTTAGTCGAATGCTGAAAAAGTACGGCACTAAATTTAATTATGCCCTGGAAAAAGAACCGATGCAGATGATGCATACGCGTTTTAATTTTGAAAGGATAGTAACACCCTCCGGCGGATCAGGTTCCGACTTGTTTCCGGGGATTGAGCAATTCGAAAATAAATTTGTCAACATCCTGAAATTCCAGGATTATCAATTCCAATTGGCCAATTAA
- a CDS encoding RNA methyltransferase has product MNDQQRIRPLSPKREEKFRKVVSQRQFNLTVILENVHDPHNIGAVMRTCDAVGVKEIFILYTDILLKGENIAVGAKASSGAKKWVDIHLFNDTAACFKEVKSKYDLILSTHLAKDAKSLHQLDLTQSVALLFGNEHAGVSPAALAYSDGNFIIPQMGMVQSLNISVACAVTLYEALRQRNEKGLYGENNPSTPAEREALFKSYYDLHEQKLIHRKESSASGSK; this is encoded by the coding sequence TTGAACGACCAGCAGCGAATACGGCCTTTATCGCCAAAGCGGGAAGAAAAATTCCGCAAAGTGGTGTCCCAGCGACAGTTCAACCTGACCGTTATCCTGGAAAACGTGCATGATCCCCACAATATCGGGGCAGTCATGCGAACATGTGATGCAGTAGGTGTAAAAGAGATTTTTATCCTCTATACCGATATACTCCTAAAAGGAGAAAACATTGCCGTTGGTGCAAAGGCCTCCTCTGGTGCCAAAAAGTGGGTAGATATCCATCTTTTTAATGATACAGCGGCCTGTTTTAAGGAAGTAAAATCTAAATACGATCTTATCCTTTCCACTCATCTGGCAAAGGATGCCAAATCGCTCCATCAATTGGATTTAACACAATCGGTGGCCTTGTTGTTTGGCAATGAACATGCCGGTGTTTCTCCAGCGGCCTTGGCCTATTCAGATGGCAATTTTATTATTCCTCAAATGGGAATGGTGCAGAGTTTGAATATCTCGGTAGCCTGTGCCGTCACCCTCTATGAGGCGCTTCGTCAGCGCAACGAAAAAGGTCTATATGGGGAAAACAATCCCTCCACGCCAGCTGAAAGGGAAGCTTTGTTCAAATCCTACTACGATTTGCATGAGCAAAAGCTGATTCATCGGAAAGAATCTAGTGCCTCCGGCTCTAAGTAA
- the bshC gene encoding bacillithiol biosynthesis cysteine-adding enzyme BshC: MESHTKTATVTINRFPFQQIDQLSQKDIAYATKNPGLRPFYKYEANLEAFEQVIADKSNDPINRQVLVEVLREQYAGLDISAATSANIDALEKGNTFTVTTAHQPSLATGPLYYIYKIISTIHLAGLLNETYPAYHFVPVFITGGEDHDFEEVNHFNLFNNKIVWENEESGSVGMMKTDSLQPVLDTLKEILGEKEEAKTIYQIIEAAYTQNKIYAQATIDLVNRLFGDYGLVTMSMNAPILKRQFIPFLKKELLERPSQALVEAATAQLEAAGFSGQAHAREINLFYLRDQLRERIVLEDGLFKVLNTDYVFTEEALLQEVDQHPEHFSPNVVMRPLYQEAILPNLAYIGGGGEIAYWLERKAQFAHFGLNFPMLIRRNSVLWIDGGTKKRMEKLGLSTTDLFTETETLIKQFITQNTANELSLQEEKEKQKELFDAIRYKAEEIDPTLAKAVMAEQVKQLNVLNQLEGRLMRAEKQKHETALNQIRSLKEKLFPNNGLQERHDNFLSLYLQYGRHFFEVLLDHLNPLEEGFIIIEE, translated from the coding sequence TTGGAATCACATACTAAAACCGCTACCGTGACTATTAATCGTTTCCCTTTTCAACAGATTGACCAATTAAGCCAAAAAGATATTGCGTACGCTACAAAAAACCCAGGACTTAGGCCTTTTTATAAGTACGAAGCAAATTTGGAAGCATTCGAACAGGTAATAGCCGATAAAAGCAATGATCCTATTAATCGCCAGGTTTTAGTAGAGGTCCTTCGGGAGCAATATGCAGGGCTTGATATCAGCGCGGCGACAAGCGCCAATATTGATGCGCTCGAAAAGGGAAATACCTTTACCGTAACAACTGCTCATCAACCAAGTTTGGCCACTGGCCCCCTTTATTATATTTACAAAATCATTTCTACGATTCACCTGGCTGGTTTACTCAATGAAACCTATCCTGCTTATCATTTTGTACCCGTATTTATTACGGGAGGTGAGGACCACGATTTCGAAGAAGTCAACCATTTCAATCTTTTTAACAATAAGATCGTTTGGGAGAATGAAGAAAGCGGATCAGTCGGAATGATGAAAACCGATAGCCTCCAGCCTGTTTTAGACACCTTAAAAGAAATTTTAGGCGAAAAGGAAGAAGCCAAAACGATCTATCAAATCATTGAAGCGGCCTACACGCAAAACAAAATATATGCTCAGGCAACCATTGACCTGGTCAATCGCTTGTTTGGGGACTATGGGCTGGTGACCATGAGTATGAATGCCCCCATTCTGAAACGACAATTCATTCCTTTCTTAAAAAAGGAGTTGCTAGAGCGGCCATCCCAAGCCTTAGTGGAAGCGGCCACTGCCCAACTCGAAGCGGCTGGGTTTTCTGGCCAGGCCCATGCGCGTGAAATCAATCTTTTTTACTTGAGAGACCAGCTCAGGGAACGAATTGTGCTGGAGGACGGTCTTTTTAAGGTGTTGAATACTGACTATGTTTTCACTGAAGAGGCTTTATTGCAGGAGGTAGATCAGCATCCGGAGCATTTTAGCCCGAATGTTGTCATGCGGCCACTTTATCAAGAGGCCATTTTACCCAATTTGGCGTATATTGGTGGTGGTGGCGAAATCGCCTACTGGCTGGAACGCAAGGCCCAATTCGCCCATTTCGGATTGAATTTCCCCATGCTTATTCGCCGCAACTCCGTTCTCTGGATTGATGGGGGCACAAAAAAGCGGATGGAAAAACTAGGGCTTAGTACCACCGATCTCTTCACCGAAACCGAAACTTTAATCAAGCAGTTTATTACCCAAAATACGGCAAACGAGTTGAGCCTTCAGGAGGAAAAAGAGAAGCAAAAAGAGCTGTTTGATGCCATAAGATACAAAGCAGAGGAAATTGACCCTACCCTGGCCAAAGCCGTGATGGCCGAACAGGTAAAACAATTGAATGTACTCAACCAGTTGGAAGGACGCCTGATGCGCGCCGAAAAACAAAAACATGAAACGGCCCTGAACCAAATCCGATCACTAAAAGAAAAGCTCTTTCCTAATAATGGCTTGCAGGAACGCCATGATAATTTCCTCAGCCTATATCTCCAATACGGCAGGCATTTTTTCGAAGTATTATTAGACCATCTTAATCCTTTGGAAGAAGGGTTTATTATTATTGAAGAATAG